The genome window ACGGGCTGCCGGTCAATTGCCCAGGCGTATGAAAACTGAGCGGCGATCGAGGATGTCGCTCGGTGGCTGGCGACGGAATATCCCAATTCCAGGAAAAGGCACCCTTATCCACAAGCACATCGCACGGCAAAAGTATCGTGAAGCCATACGCCATCGCATCGACCACGGGAGGGCACTGCTTCAAAGTGCGCACGTCGCGACCGTGAATTGCCGAATAGGCGGTGTTGGGCATAGTGCGCAGCCAGTCCGGCAGCGCACTGCGAGCAAGGACGGGACGCGGCAGATATTCGGCCAAAGCCGGGTCACATCGGAAAATAATACGCATTGCGCCCGCCTCCAGTGCTGTCCGCCGGTCAAGACCGACGAGTTGGGGGACGCTATCATGGGAATCTTCGCATTGATACACGGCCGTGCGCTCGTTCCCGCAGAGCAATTTGCGGCCGGCGTCAGAGAACTAGGCTAGTTCGACGCCTTCAGCACCCGATGCGTACTCGAATCCATCGCCTGGCCGGTTTCTTTTGCATCCTTCGCCATTCCCTTTACCGTGTTTGCGCAAGACGATAGCGTCAACAGGACCAGCATTGCAGTGGCGAGTGAGACTTTGAGCATCGTTAAATCTCCCCATGGAATGGTATGGATTCAATTTAACCGCGCATCTTTTCTTTTCAAGGAAGGCCGATCCGAAACTCGCATAGGGGTCGATTCTCAACGGACGTGGAGGGTATGGAGATGGCAGCATCTCGGATTGCCGGTGTGATGGTTGCGGGCTATGTAATCGGCAATAGGCTCTGAAATAGCGAGGGCTTTCGGAATGGCTCATTCGCTTCTGAAACTGAAACGCGTATATGACGAACCCTCGAACGAAGACGGTCGCAGGGTGCTTGTCGATCGGTTGTGGCCACGCGGTCTATCCAAGAAAGATGCGGAACTGAGCGACTGGATCAAGGAAGTGGCTCCATCGCCGGAGCTCCGGAAGTGGTTTGATCACAGGCCGGAGCGGTTCATGGACTTACGGGAAAGATACCGGCAGGAACTGGCGTCGAATCCGGCGGTGCAGGCATTGCTTCATTTTGAGGATGGACCGGTGACACTGCTGTATGGCGCGAAGGATCCGGTTCACAACCATGCAGTGGTGCTTCTGGAGTTTCTGAAGACCTTGGAAGATCGGGGCTCGTGACCAGCGCGGTTTAAACAGGAAACGAAGAATGTTAGCGGGCGATCGACACGAAAATGAGTCGCGACTCATCATAATGTTTGGAGGCTCGAAGGCGAATTCGGTCGCTCGAACGCAACCATTTCTCTTTATGCCAAAGCGCTAATCAAGATGGGCGCTTCATCGGGCAATGCGGCTAACCGATGGAGAAAACAGGGAGAATCGTGATTCGTTGCTTAGCCGGGAAACGGCGTTAGGATTGCTCTAACCTTATTTTGCTGGACGAAAACACAGAATCATGGCCTTTGTTAGCGGGTGGCGGCCGATAGAACGAGTGTAGGCCGCCAAGAGGGACAGATGGCGCTAACAGAACAAATCGAGCAGGAGAATGCTTTTTCCGAGGATGCTGCGACGAAGATCGTCCGGCATGCTGGCATGCTTTCGAACCAGCTCCAGGCTCTGCGAACCCGCATGTATCCGCCGAAGGCGGAAAAGAGCCTGCGATATTTCATGACGAATGAGGTCTCGAAATTGACCTCCATTCCCGACTCGACCCTGAAGCTGCTGTCCAATGAGGGCCGCGGCCCGGTTCCTAGCCGGCTAGAGAATAACCATCGCGCCTATACGCTGCAGCAGATCAATCAGTTGCGTGCCATGTTTGCCGAGCAGAAGCCTTCGGACGCATTGCGGTTTCTTCCTTATCGGCAGGGCAGGGAGCATCTTCAGGTGCTCGCGGTCGCAAACTTCAAAGGCGGCAGCGCCAAGACGACAACCAGCGTCCACCTTGCACAATATCTCGCGCTCCACGGCTATCGTGTTCTGGCGATCGATCTCGACCCGCAGGCCTCGCTTTCTGCGATGTTCGGTTTCCAGCCCGAGATCGACGTGCAAGCCAACGAGACCATCTATGCCGCTTTGCGGTATGACGACGAACGCCGGCCGATGAAAGAGATCATCCATCGAACCTACTTCGATGGCATCGATCTCATTCCGAGCAATCTCGAGGTTATGGAATACGAGCATGAGACGCCTCGCATTCTGGCGCAGCGATTGGGCAGTCGCGAGGGGATGTTTTTCGAACGGCTGAAGCTCGCATTGGACGAAGTCAGACATCGTTACGATGTGGTGATCTTGGACACTCCGCCATCCCTGGGTTTCCTGACGCTTGGCGCCATTCACGCTTCGACGGGGATGATTGTAACTGTCCACCCGGCAATGCTGGACGTCTCGTCGATGAGCCAGTTCCTGTTGATGATGGGAGATCTCATCCAGGTTTTGGGCGAGAGCGGTGCCGTGTTGAAGCAGGATTTTTTCCGCTACCTCATCACCCGCCACGATCCGAACGATCAGCCGCAGTCGCAGGTGGTGGCCATGCTTCGCCATCTTTTTGGCGACGACGTCATCTTGCCGACGGCGATCGAAAGCACGGCAGTCGAGGCCGCAGGTCTTGCCAAGCGCAGCCTGTACGAATTGGAGATGGGTCAGGTCGGCCGCGATACCCATCGCCGTGCCCGCGATGCAATGGATGCCGTAAACGATGCCATCCTGGATTTGATCAAAAGCAGTTGGGGGAGGCGATGACGAAGTCCCCAAAAAGATCATCGCTTGCCGCAAGCTTCGGATTGCTGGCAGCCGATATCAATGCCGATACGAAGAACAGCGTTGAGCAGCAGGTGTCCGCTTCGGCGCCTGTCCGTGTGGGCGCCGGCGTCATTGGCGCGACCCATAAGGCGATCAGTGACATCAGGGACGAACGCGACCGGCTTCTTGCCATGCTGGAGGCGGGCTCCGGCGGCTCGACCGAAATCGACACTGATCTGATCGATCCGTCGCCCTTTCCTGACCGGCTTCCTGACGACAACGACGAGTCTTTTGCGGAGTTCAAGAAGAGCATCGAGGAAGATGGGCAGAAGATCCCCATCCAGGTCCGCCTTCATCCGACGTTGGCAGGCCGATATCAGGTGATCTACGGCCATCGCCGCCTGCGCGCCGCCCGTGAGCTTCAGCGCCCCATCAAGGCGTTGACCTTGGACATGTCTGATCGAGATCTTGTTGTCGTTCAGGGGATCGAGAATGCTGCGCGTCAGGATTTGAGCTGGATCGAACGGGCGCTGTTTGCATGGCGTATGGACGAAGCCGGCATCCGCCCGAGAGATATTTATGCAGCGCTTGGGATCGACGACGCAGAGCTTGCACGTATGCGTTCCGTCTATCGCGTCGTCCCTCTCGACGTCATCGAGGCCATTGGCAGGGCGCCTAAAATTGGGCGCCCGCGATGGGTCGAATTCGGCGGATCGTTAAAAGCGAAACCTGATGCACTTAGGGCGATCAGAGAGACCCTGTCATCTGACAGGGTTTTGCGCTTGATGTCGAATGAGCGGTTCAGTCAGGCCATGGGAATGTTGAAAACTCCTGCGGCTCGCCTGCCCGGTCGAGATATTCGTGATGGACGCGGCAAATCCCTGGCGAGGCTTCAGATTTCGAAGAAAGAACTGAAGCTTATGCCAGAGACCGACCGAGGTGTCCGGTTTGCAGCCTTCCTGGAAGGCGAAATACCGGCGCTGATCGCGAAGTTCGATGCCGCAGATAAACAGGATGATTCATAAACCCTGTCAGTTGACAGGGTTTTATCGCCGCGCCCCCGCGCGGA of Rhizobium sp. NXC24 contains these proteins:
- a CDS encoding DUF488 family protein, whose translation is MAHSLLKLKRVYDEPSNEDGRRVLVDRLWPRGLSKKDAELSDWIKEVAPSPELRKWFDHRPERFMDLRERYRQELASNPAVQALLHFEDGPVTLLYGAKDPVHNHAVVLLEFLKTLEDRGS
- a CDS encoding entericidin translates to MLKVSLATAMLVLLTLSSCANTVKGMAKDAKETGQAMDSSTHRVLKASN
- the repB gene encoding plasmid partitioning protein RepB, which gives rise to MTKSPKRSSLAASFGLLAADINADTKNSVEQQVSASAPVRVGAGVIGATHKAISDIRDERDRLLAMLEAGSGGSTEIDTDLIDPSPFPDRLPDDNDESFAEFKKSIEEDGQKIPIQVRLHPTLAGRYQVIYGHRRLRAARELQRPIKALTLDMSDRDLVVVQGIENAARQDLSWIERALFAWRMDEAGIRPRDIYAALGIDDAELARMRSVYRVVPLDVIEAIGRAPKIGRPRWVEFGGSLKAKPDALRAIRETLSSDRVLRLMSNERFSQAMGMLKTPAARLPGRDIRDGRGKSLARLQISKKELKLMPETDRGVRFAAFLEGEIPALIAKFDAADKQDDS
- the repA gene encoding plasmid partitioning protein RepA; protein product: MALTEQIEQENAFSEDAATKIVRHAGMLSNQLQALRTRMYPPKAEKSLRYFMTNEVSKLTSIPDSTLKLLSNEGRGPVPSRLENNHRAYTLQQINQLRAMFAEQKPSDALRFLPYRQGREHLQVLAVANFKGGSAKTTTSVHLAQYLALHGYRVLAIDLDPQASLSAMFGFQPEIDVQANETIYAALRYDDERRPMKEIIHRTYFDGIDLIPSNLEVMEYEHETPRILAQRLGSREGMFFERLKLALDEVRHRYDVVILDTPPSLGFLTLGAIHASTGMIVTVHPAMLDVSSMSQFLLMMGDLIQVLGESGAVLKQDFFRYLITRHDPNDQPQSQVVAMLRHLFGDDVILPTAIESTAVEAAGLAKRSLYELEMGQVGRDTHRRARDAMDAVNDAILDLIKSSWGRR